Proteins found in one Anopheles aquasalis chromosome 3, idAnoAquaMG_Q_19, whole genome shotgun sequence genomic segment:
- the LOC126578249 gene encoding CUGBP Elav-like family member 4 isoform X5 yields the protein MLSKQQTEEDVRQLFNAFGTIEECTILRGPDGASKGCAFVKFTSHQEAQAAITSLHGSQTMPGASSSLVVKFADTEKERQLRRMQQMAGHMNLLSPFVFNQFGPYGAYAQQQQAALMAAATAQGTYINPMAALATQIPHALNGSGQPVNGAIPSLPSPTMPTFNMAAQTPNGQPAGSEAVYTNGIPQTYPGHALHLSIPAQGLPNGEAALPHAAYPGIQPYPGVAYPAVYGQFPQAIPQPIAAVAPAQREDMLMFPGCSISGPEGCNLFIYHLPQEFGDGELMQMFMPFGTVISSKVFIDRATNQSKCFGFVSFDNPASAQAAIQAMNGFQIGMKRLKVQLKRPKDANRPY from the exons GTTGCGCCTTTGTTAAATTTACCTCGCATCAAGAAGCTCAAGCTGCAATAACATCACTACACGGTAGTCAAACTATGCCG GGTGCATCTTCTAGCTTAGTGGTAAAGTTTGCTGACACCGAGAAAGAGCGGCAACTCCGGCGTATGCAGCAAATGGCTGGTCATATGAACCTATTGAGTCCCTTTGTATTCAACCAGTTTGGACCGTACGGCGCCTacgcacagcaacaacaagcggCCCTAATGGCGGCTGCTACCGCACAAGGAACATATATCAATCCCATGGCTGCTCTAGCAACACAAATACCTCATGCGTTGAATG GTTCTGGACAACCTGTGAACGGTGCCATCCCCTCATTGCCGTCGCCAACGATGCCCACGTTCAATATGGCAGCACAAACACCCAACGGACAGCCGGCCGGTTCAGAGGCAGTTTACACCAACGGAATTCCTCAAACCTATCCAGGAC ATGCACTGCATTTGTCAATACCCGCTCAAGGACTACCGAATGGAGAAGCCGCACTACCGCATGCCGCCTACCCGGGCATTCAGCCGTATCCTGGAGTTG CCTACCCAGCCGTATATGGACAATTTCCGCAAGCTATACCGCAACCGATTGCCGCCGTTGCACCAGCACAACGCGAAG ATATGTTGATGTTCCCAGGCTGCTCCATATCGGGACCGGAAGGATGTAACTTGTTCATTTATCACCTCCCCCAAGAATTTGGTGACGGTGAACTGATGCAGATGTTTATGCCCTTCGGAACTGTGATAAGTTCTAAAGTCTTCATAGATCGAGCTACAAACCAGAGTAAATGTTTCG GTTTTGTATCGTTTGACAATCCAGCCAGCGCTCAAGCTGCGATTCAAGCCATGAACGGTTTTCAGATTGGTATGAAAAGACTGAAAGTTCAGCTGAAAAGACCAAAGGATGCGAATAGACCCTATTAA
- the LOC126578249 gene encoding CUGBP Elav-like family member 4 isoform X7, translated as MNRAIQVKPADSENRGGCAFVKFTSHQEAQAAITSLHGSQTMPGASSSLVVKFADTEKERQLRRMQQMAGHMNLLSPFVFNQFGPYGAYAQQQQAALMAAATAQGTYINPMAALATQIPHALNGSGQPVNGAIPSLPSPTMPTFNMAAQTPNGQPAGSEAVYTNGIPQTYPGHALHLSIPAQGLPNGEAALPHAAYPGIQPYPGVAYPAVYGQFPQAIPQPIAAVAPAQREDMLMFPGCSISGPEGCNLFIYHLPQEFGDGELMQMFMPFGTVISSKVFIDRATNQSKCFGFVSFDNPASAQAAIQAMNGFQIGMKRLKVQLKRPKDANRPY; from the exons GTTGCGCCTTTGTTAAATTTACCTCGCATCAAGAAGCTCAAGCTGCAATAACATCACTACACGGTAGTCAAACTATGCCG GGTGCATCTTCTAGCTTAGTGGTAAAGTTTGCTGACACCGAGAAAGAGCGGCAACTCCGGCGTATGCAGCAAATGGCTGGTCATATGAACCTATTGAGTCCCTTTGTATTCAACCAGTTTGGACCGTACGGCGCCTacgcacagcaacaacaagcggCCCTAATGGCGGCTGCTACCGCACAAGGAACATATATCAATCCCATGGCTGCTCTAGCAACACAAATACCTCATGCGTTGAATG GTTCTGGACAACCTGTGAACGGTGCCATCCCCTCATTGCCGTCGCCAACGATGCCCACGTTCAATATGGCAGCACAAACACCCAACGGACAGCCGGCCGGTTCAGAGGCAGTTTACACCAACGGAATTCCTCAAACCTATCCAGGAC ATGCACTGCATTTGTCAATACCCGCTCAAGGACTACCGAATGGAGAAGCCGCACTACCGCATGCCGCCTACCCGGGCATTCAGCCGTATCCTGGAGTTG CCTACCCAGCCGTATATGGACAATTTCCGCAAGCTATACCGCAACCGATTGCCGCCGTTGCACCAGCACAACGCGAAG ATATGTTGATGTTCCCAGGCTGCTCCATATCGGGACCGGAAGGATGTAACTTGTTCATTTATCACCTCCCCCAAGAATTTGGTGACGGTGAACTGATGCAGATGTTTATGCCCTTCGGAACTGTGATAAGTTCTAAAGTCTTCATAGATCGAGCTACAAACCAGAGTAAATGTTTCG GTTTTGTATCGTTTGACAATCCAGCCAGCGCTCAAGCTGCGATTCAAGCCATGAACGGTTTTCAGATTGGTATGAAAAGACTGAAAGTTCAGCTGAAAAGACCAAAGGATGCGAATAGACCCTATTAA
- the LOC126578249 gene encoding CUGBP Elav-like family member 4 isoform X6: MVHMIEVVRQGKVDFPQVIMNRAIQVKPADSENRGGCAFVKFTSHQEAQAAITSLHGSQTMPGASSSLVVKFADTEKERQLRRMQQMAGHMNLLSPFVFNQFGPYGAYAQQQQAALMAAATAQGTYINPMAALATQIPHALNGSGQPVNGAIPSLPSPTMPTFNMAAQTPNGQPAGSEAVYTNGIPQTYPGHALHLSIPAQGLPNGEAALPHAAYPGIQPYPGVAYPAVYGQFPQAIPQPIAAVAPAQREGCSISGPEGCNLFIYHLPQEFGDGELMQMFMPFGTVISSKVFIDRATNQSKCFGFVSFDNPASAQAAIQAMNGFQIGMKRLKVQLKRPKDANRPY; this comes from the exons GTTGCGCCTTTGTTAAATTTACCTCGCATCAAGAAGCTCAAGCTGCAATAACATCACTACACGGTAGTCAAACTATGCCG GGTGCATCTTCTAGCTTAGTGGTAAAGTTTGCTGACACCGAGAAAGAGCGGCAACTCCGGCGTATGCAGCAAATGGCTGGTCATATGAACCTATTGAGTCCCTTTGTATTCAACCAGTTTGGACCGTACGGCGCCTacgcacagcaacaacaagcggCCCTAATGGCGGCTGCTACCGCACAAGGAACATATATCAATCCCATGGCTGCTCTAGCAACACAAATACCTCATGCGTTGAATG GTTCTGGACAACCTGTGAACGGTGCCATCCCCTCATTGCCGTCGCCAACGATGCCCACGTTCAATATGGCAGCACAAACACCCAACGGACAGCCGGCCGGTTCAGAGGCAGTTTACACCAACGGAATTCCTCAAACCTATCCAGGAC ATGCACTGCATTTGTCAATACCCGCTCAAGGACTACCGAATGGAGAAGCCGCACTACCGCATGCCGCCTACCCGGGCATTCAGCCGTATCCTGGAGTTG CCTACCCAGCCGTATATGGACAATTTCCGCAAGCTATACCGCAACCGATTGCCGCCGTTGCACCAGCACAACGCGAAG GCTGCTCCATATCGGGACCGGAAGGATGTAACTTGTTCATTTATCACCTCCCCCAAGAATTTGGTGACGGTGAACTGATGCAGATGTTTATGCCCTTCGGAACTGTGATAAGTTCTAAAGTCTTCATAGATCGAGCTACAAACCAGAGTAAATGTTTCG GTTTTGTATCGTTTGACAATCCAGCCAGCGCTCAAGCTGCGATTCAAGCCATGAACGGTTTTCAGATTGGTATGAAAAGACTGAAAGTTCAGCTGAAAAGACCAAAGGATGCGAATAGACCCTATTAA
- the LOC126578249 gene encoding CUGBP Elav-like family member 4 isoform X4, translating to MVHMIEVVRQGKVDFPQVIMNRAIQVKPADSENRGGCAFVKFTSHQEAQAAITSLHGSQTMPGASSSLVVKFADTEKERQLRRMQQMAGHMNLLSPFVFNQFGPYGAYAQQQQAALMAAATAQGTYINPMAALATQIPHALNGSGQPVNGAIPSLPSPTMPTFNMAAQTPNGQPAGSEAVYTNGIPQTYPGHALHLSIPAQGLPNGEAALPHAAYPGIQPYPGVAYPAVYGQFPQAIPQPIAAVAPAQREDMLMFPGCSISGPEGCNLFIYHLPQEFGDGELMQMFMPFGTVISSKVFIDRATNQSKCFGFVSFDNPASAQAAIQAMNGFQIGMKRLKVQLKRPKDANRPY from the exons GTTGCGCCTTTGTTAAATTTACCTCGCATCAAGAAGCTCAAGCTGCAATAACATCACTACACGGTAGTCAAACTATGCCG GGTGCATCTTCTAGCTTAGTGGTAAAGTTTGCTGACACCGAGAAAGAGCGGCAACTCCGGCGTATGCAGCAAATGGCTGGTCATATGAACCTATTGAGTCCCTTTGTATTCAACCAGTTTGGACCGTACGGCGCCTacgcacagcaacaacaagcggCCCTAATGGCGGCTGCTACCGCACAAGGAACATATATCAATCCCATGGCTGCTCTAGCAACACAAATACCTCATGCGTTGAATG GTTCTGGACAACCTGTGAACGGTGCCATCCCCTCATTGCCGTCGCCAACGATGCCCACGTTCAATATGGCAGCACAAACACCCAACGGACAGCCGGCCGGTTCAGAGGCAGTTTACACCAACGGAATTCCTCAAACCTATCCAGGAC ATGCACTGCATTTGTCAATACCCGCTCAAGGACTACCGAATGGAGAAGCCGCACTACCGCATGCCGCCTACCCGGGCATTCAGCCGTATCCTGGAGTTG CCTACCCAGCCGTATATGGACAATTTCCGCAAGCTATACCGCAACCGATTGCCGCCGTTGCACCAGCACAACGCGAAG ATATGTTGATGTTCCCAGGCTGCTCCATATCGGGACCGGAAGGATGTAACTTGTTCATTTATCACCTCCCCCAAGAATTTGGTGACGGTGAACTGATGCAGATGTTTATGCCCTTCGGAACTGTGATAAGTTCTAAAGTCTTCATAGATCGAGCTACAAACCAGAGTAAATGTTTCG GTTTTGTATCGTTTGACAATCCAGCCAGCGCTCAAGCTGCGATTCAAGCCATGAACGGTTTTCAGATTGGTATGAAAAGACTGAAAGTTCAGCTGAAAAGACCAAAGGATGCGAATAGACCCTATTAA